In Hoeflea ulvae, one genomic interval encodes:
- the trmD gene encoding tRNA (guanosine(37)-N1)-methyltransferase TrmD produces MSFRATVLTLYPDMFPGHLGHSLAGRALERGDVSIEAVNIRDFATDRHRSVDDTPAGGGAGMVIRPDVLATAIDAVSPRDDSRPRLLMSPRGRPLTQARVRELAEGPGAVIVCGRFEGVDQRVIEARDLEEVSIGDYVLSGGEPAALTLLDAVIRVLPGVMGNAQSGTQESFETGQLEHPHYTRPQVFEDREIPAVLTSGNHKAIEAWREAESLRLTRARRPDLLEPDETP; encoded by the coding sequence ATGAGCTTTCGCGCCACCGTTCTGACGCTCTATCCCGACATGTTTCCGGGTCATCTCGGCCATTCGCTGGCCGGGCGGGCGCTGGAACGGGGCGACGTGTCGATCGAGGCCGTCAATATACGTGATTTCGCCACCGACCGGCACCGCTCGGTCGATGACACTCCGGCGGGCGGCGGCGCCGGCATGGTGATCAGGCCCGATGTGCTGGCAACGGCGATCGATGCGGTCAGCCCCCGCGACGACTCCCGGCCCCGGCTGCTGATGAGCCCGCGCGGGCGTCCGCTGACGCAGGCGCGGGTGCGCGAACTGGCCGAGGGTCCCGGCGCCGTCATCGTCTGCGGCCGCTTCGAGGGCGTCGACCAGCGGGTGATCGAGGCGCGTGATCTCGAGGAAGTCTCGATCGGCGATTATGTTCTGTCGGGCGGCGAGCCCGCGGCGCTGACGCTGCTGGATGCGGTGATCCGGGTGCTGCCCGGCGTCATGGGCAATGCCCAGTCCGGCACCCAGGAAAGTTTCGAGACCGGCCAGCTCGAGCATCCGCATTACACCCGGCCGCAGGTCTTCGAGGATCGCGAGATTCCGGCGGTGCTGACTTCCGGCAATCACAAGGCGATCGAGGCCTGGCGCGAGGCGGAATCGCTCAGGCTGACGCGCGCGCGGCGGCCCGATCTGCTCGAGCCCGATGAAACACCTTAA
- a CDS encoding sulfite exporter TauE/SafE family protein: MSVFDVVLLFSAGFLSSVVNAIAGGGTFLTFGAMTLVGVPPIMANATSSVTQFPGYVTSALAYRKEIREAGREVWLLAGLSLLGSLVGALILVSMSNPSFRALVPWLLLGATLIFAAGPYLRPKALHAEQPVSRLGMIGQFVTSIYGGFFGAGMGIMMLAVLGLTKGGDYHKLNALKNVIAVVIAFVAILVFSSGGVVAWLPAVIMIPAGALGGHAGVWAARRVPQPVIRAIVVGVGLLLSWYYFTS, from the coding sequence ATGTCCGTTTTCGATGTTGTCCTCCTGTTTTCCGCCGGCTTTCTGTCGAGCGTCGTCAACGCCATTGCCGGCGGCGGCACCTTCCTTACCTTCGGCGCCATGACGCTGGTCGGCGTGCCGCCGATCATGGCCAATGCGACCTCCTCGGTGACCCAGTTTCCGGGCTATGTTACCTCGGCGCTGGCCTATCGCAAGGAGATCCGCGAGGCCGGGCGCGAGGTCTGGCTGCTGGCCGGACTGTCGCTGCTGGGAAGCCTGGTCGGGGCGCTGATCCTGGTGTCGATGTCCAATCCGTCGTTCCGGGCGCTGGTGCCCTGGCTGCTTTTGGGCGCCACGCTGATCTTCGCGGCGGGACCCTATCTGCGGCCAAAGGCCTTGCACGCGGAACAGCCTGTTTCCCGGCTGGGCATGATCGGGCAGTTTGTCACCTCGATCTATGGCGGTTTCTTCGGCGCCGGCATGGGCATCATGATGCTCGCCGTGCTCGGACTGACCAAGGGCGGCGACTATCACAAGCTCAATGCGCTCAAGAATGTCATCGCCGTGGTGATCGCCTTTGTCGCCATCCTGGTGTTTTCCAGCGGCGGCGTGGTTGCCTGGCTGCCGGCGGTGATCATGATCCCGGCCGGCGCGCTGGGCGGCCATGCCGGGGTCTGGGCAGCACGGCGGGTGCCGCAGCCGGTGATCCGCGCCATCGTCGTCGGCGTCGGCCTGCTGCTGAGCTGGTATTATTTCACCAGCTGA
- the rimM gene encoding ribosome maturation factor RimM (Essential for efficient processing of 16S rRNA) encodes MTKLDHPVLIGVIGAAQGIRGEVRIKPFTEDPMALAEYGALYTSDGRRFEILDARAAKTVVVVRLRGINDRNAAEALKGLELFIDRSSLDDEELEEGEYFHADLEGLEAWDADGQFWGEVSGVLDFGGGDLLELRDEGKKPVVIPFTLAAVPQVDIEAGRILVDPIAAGLIDTGDDDEDGEDRDGGGDR; translated from the coding sequence ATGACCAAGCTTGACCATCCCGTTCTCATCGGCGTCATCGGCGCAGCCCAGGGCATTCGCGGCGAGGTGCGGATCAAGCCGTTCACCGAGGATCCGATGGCGCTGGCCGAATATGGCGCGCTCTACACCAGCGATGGCCGCCGTTTCGAAATCCTCGATGCCCGCGCCGCCAAGACCGTCGTGGTGGTGCGTCTGCGCGGCATCAATGACCGCAATGCGGCGGAAGCGCTCAAGGGTCTGGAGCTGTTCATCGACCGTTCCAGCCTGGACGACGAGGAGCTGGAGGAAGGCGAATATTTCCACGCCGATCTCGAAGGTCTGGAAGCCTGGGATGCCGACGGCCAGTTCTGGGGCGAGGTCTCGGGCGTGCTCGATTTCGGCGGCGGCGACCTGCTGGAACTGCGCGACGAGGGCAAGAAGCCGGTGGTGATCCCGTTCACGCTCGCCGCCGTGCCCCAGGTCGATATCGAGGCCGGCCGCATCCTGGTCGATCCGATCGCCGCCGGCCTGATCGACACCGGCGATGACGACGAAGACGGCGAGGATCGCGACGGCGGCGGCGACCGATGA
- the rpsP gene encoding 30S ribosomal protein S16, translating into MGLKIRLARGGSKKRPYYHVIVADVRSPRDGRFIERLGYWNPMLAKDDATRVSLNQERIQHWLDHGALPTDRVARFMAEAGMMTRDARNNPNKAKPGKKAQERVAEKKQKEEDAAAAAAKAAEDAAAAAAAPAEEAPAETAAE; encoded by the coding sequence ATGGGATTGAAAATTCGTCTGGCCCGCGGTGGCTCCAAGAAGCGTCCTTACTACCACGTCATCGTTGCCGACGTGCGCAGCCCGCGCGATGGCCGCTTCATCGAGCGTCTGGGCTACTGGAACCCGATGCTGGCCAAGGACGACGCCACCCGCGTCAGCCTCAACCAGGAACGCATCCAGCATTGGCTCGACCACGGCGCGCTGCCGACCGACCGCGTTGCCCGTTTCATGGCCGAAGCCGGCATGATGACCCGCGATGCGCGCAACAACCCGAACAAGGCCAAGCCCGGCAAGAAGGCGCAGGAACGCGTCGCCGAGAAAAAGCAGAAGGAAGAGGATGCAGCCGCTGCTGCCGCCAAGGCCGCTGAAGATGCAGCCGCAGCCGCTGCTGCCCCGGCTGAAGAAGCCCCTGCCGAAACCGCTGCGGAATAA
- a CDS encoding chorismate mutase — translation MSTDTEAYAKLLEYRRSIDNFDAALVHILAERFRVTKAVGALKASADLPPSDPNREAEQVARLRELARSSDLDPDFAEKFLEFVIREVIQHHRQAGAK, via the coding sequence ATGAGCACAGACACCGAGGCCTATGCCAAATTGCTGGAATATCGCCGGTCGATCGACAATTTCGACGCGGCGCTGGTCCACATCCTGGCCGAACGGTTTCGGGTGACCAAGGCGGTCGGCGCGCTCAAGGCGTCCGCCGATCTGCCGCCATCGGACCCCAACCGCGAGGCCGAGCAGGTTGCCCGGCTGCGCGAACTGGCCAGATCCTCCGATCTCGATCCGGATTTTGCCGAAAAGTTTCTCGAATTCGTCATTCGCGAAGTCATCCAGCATCACAGGCAGGCCGGCGCGAAATGA
- the rplS gene encoding 50S ribosomal protein L19 — MNIIAQLDAEQAAKIEESRKFPEFSAGDTLRVQVRVTEGKRTRLQAFEGVCIARSGAGLNESFTVRKISYGEGVERVFPMFSPLVEAVEVVRRGKVRRAKLYYMRDRRGKSARIVENTGTRARKLNDTERQAFAAEKARIEAEKVAAAQALAAEKSAAEAAEAANAAATEEAKSE; from the coding sequence ATGAATATCATTGCTCAACTGGATGCCGAACAGGCAGCCAAGATTGAAGAATCCCGCAAGTTCCCTGAATTCTCCGCCGGCGATACGCTGCGGGTCCAAGTGCGTGTGACGGAAGGCAAGCGGACCCGTCTGCAGGCTTTCGAAGGCGTGTGCATCGCGCGCTCCGGCGCCGGCCTCAACGAAAGCTTCACCGTTCGCAAGATCTCCTATGGCGAAGGCGTGGAACGCGTGTTCCCGATGTTCTCGCCGCTGGTTGAAGCCGTTGAAGTGGTCCGCCGCGGCAAGGTGCGCCGCGCCAAGCTCTATTACATGCGCGATCGTCGCGGCAAGTCGGCTCGTATCGTCGAGAACACCGGCACCCGCGCCCGCAAGCTCAACGACACCGAGCGCCAGGCCTTTGCAGCCGAAAAGGCCCGCATCGAAGCCGAGAAGGTTGCCGCAGCCCAGGCCCTGGCCGCCGAAAAGTCGGCAGCCGAAGCCGCTGAAGCCGCAAACGCGGCAGCAACCGAAGAAGCCAAGAGCGAATAG